A genomic window from Candidatus Pelagisphaera phototrophica includes:
- a CDS encoding response regulator, which translates to MVLTDLKIPNIDGLKLMSRIKEIDSNAVVIMMPGNADIDNALASLKLGEFDYLTKPLKVDQLMSALNRASELVKVNVATEEHDSSIALLGDSAAAQKLKERVSQIADSHSPALMKGRCGVQKSILVVAIHHAQFAEEAASRDCKYDVIQPADLPNRIEETDKWPNLADFTEQASEEYKTRIPRTCLGKPKKASAILGCEVSDIS; encoded by the coding sequence ATTGTACTTACCGATTTGAAGATACCTAATATAGACGGGCTTAAGCTGATGTCCCGTATCAAGGAAATAGATTCAAACGCCGTCGTCATCATGATGCCAGGTAACGCGGACATCGACAATGCCCTAGCCTCTCTCAAGCTGGGAGAATTCGACTACCTTACCAAGCCATTAAAGGTCGATCAGCTGATGTCCGCCCTAAACCGCGCATCCGAGCTAGTCAAAGTGAATGTCGCGACCGAAGAACATGATTCTTCGATCGCTCTTCTTGGAGATTCGGCCGCAGCCCAAAAACTGAAGGAACGTGTCAGCCAAATCGCAGATTCCCATTCACCCGCCTTAATGAAAGGACGATGTGGAGTACAAAAATCTATCCTAGTGGTAGCAATCCACCATGCTCAATTTGCCGAGGAAGCCGCTTCCAGGGACTGCAAATACGATGTTATCCAGCCAGCCGACCTTCCCAATCGAATTGAGGAAACGGACAAGTGGCCTAATCTTGCGGACTTTACCGAACAAGCCAGTGAAGAATACAAGACGCGGATACCGCGTACGTGCTTGGGCAAACCCAAGAAAGCATCTGCCATTCTTGGGTGTGAGGTTTCTGACATCTCATAA
- the argF gene encoding ornithine carbamoyltransferase codes for MAHFLKETDFAPHQASEVLALAQSFKKGRGRHTPPSLKGQTWAMIFSKSSTRTRVSFDVGIHELGGHPIFLNKNDIQLGRGESVYDTANVLSRFVHGLIVRTFEQSELEELSKMGSIPVINALTDFLHPCQTYTDAFSMAERWSDGTNHLESLKGKKMAYFGDTANNIANSWILGAALFGMELVLAGPDGYEPGSEIKKILAESGYTPTYRFTNDPEAAARDADVLYTDTWVSMGQEEESTERIAVMSPYSVTSDLMKLGQPNALFMHDLPAYKGMEVKEDVLYGSKSIIFDQAENRLHTQKAIMAVLAQGVRA; via the coding sequence ATGGCACATTTTTTGAAAGAAACAGATTTCGCTCCTCATCAAGCAAGCGAAGTATTAGCACTGGCTCAAAGCTTTAAAAAGGGTCGAGGCCGTCACACGCCTCCTTCGCTTAAAGGTCAGACTTGGGCGATGATTTTCTCAAAATCGAGTACTCGAACACGAGTTTCCTTCGACGTGGGTATTCATGAACTGGGAGGGCATCCTATATTTCTAAACAAGAACGATATCCAATTGGGTCGTGGTGAGTCCGTTTATGATACCGCAAATGTGCTGTCGCGTTTTGTCCATGGACTCATTGTACGCACCTTCGAACAAAGCGAACTGGAAGAACTTTCGAAAATGGGATCGATTCCTGTGATCAATGCATTGACCGATTTTCTTCATCCCTGCCAGACCTATACCGATGCGTTCTCAATGGCGGAACGATGGTCCGACGGAACAAACCATCTAGAGTCTCTAAAAGGTAAGAAGATGGCGTACTTTGGTGATACGGCCAACAATATTGCAAATTCCTGGATTCTAGGAGCAGCGCTTTTTGGGATGGAATTAGTACTCGCTGGGCCAGACGGTTATGAGCCGGGATCGGAGATCAAGAAAATACTCGCCGAGAGTGGTTATACGCCAACCTATCGCTTCACAAACGATCCTGAGGCCGCCGCTCGCGATGCGGATGTGCTATATACGGACACCTGGGTAAGCATGGGACAGGAGGAAGAATCAACTGAACGGATCGCTGTAATGAGTCCCTATTCGGTCACTTCGGATCTGATGAAACTAGGACAGCCAAACGCGTTATTTATGCACGACCTTCCAGCGTATAAGGGTATGGAGGTGAAGGAAGACGTCCTCTACGGTTCCAAGTCAATCATCTTTGACCAAGCTGAAAACCGGCTCCATACCCAAAAGGCGATTATGGCGGTGCTCGCCCAAGGGGTCCGGGCTTAA
- the purU gene encoding formyltetrahydrofolate deformylase translates to MNPNSSRIIALLSGPDQKGLVAKVASWIYEREGNIIHADQHRDQEEGVFFQRVEWAVEGNRSAEVEAAAFRDFGDSIGMRTNVAIPGTKPKVALFVSKANHCFHDLVLRWKAGDFPCDINLVISNHETLKPSSEWYGIPFEHVPVTKESKSEAEARQLSLLRSYDIDLVIMARYMQVLSAIFLDTWGKPVINIHHSFLPAFAGARPYHQAHKKGVKLIGATAHYATAELDQGPIIHQAVAQITHRNSVQDLIRKGRDLEKMTLAQAVSWHLENRILVYENKTVVFD, encoded by the coding sequence ATGAATCCCAATTCTTCAAGAATAATTGCCCTTCTTTCCGGCCCTGACCAAAAGGGCCTAGTAGCGAAAGTCGCGAGCTGGATCTACGAACGCGAGGGCAACATTATCCACGCTGATCAACATCGCGACCAGGAAGAAGGCGTCTTTTTCCAGCGAGTTGAGTGGGCCGTCGAAGGCAACAGGTCCGCCGAAGTCGAAGCAGCCGCTTTTCGTGATTTCGGCGATTCCATAGGCATGCGAACCAACGTTGCCATCCCCGGAACGAAGCCTAAGGTCGCACTGTTCGTATCTAAGGCCAACCACTGCTTCCACGATTTGGTCCTAAGATGGAAAGCGGGCGACTTTCCATGTGACATCAACCTTGTGATCTCTAACCACGAAACGTTGAAGCCTAGTTCCGAATGGTACGGGATTCCGTTCGAGCACGTTCCAGTGACCAAGGAATCTAAGTCTGAAGCCGAAGCGAGGCAACTCTCCCTGCTTAGAAGCTACGACATCGATCTAGTCATAATGGCAAGATACATGCAGGTGCTTTCAGCCATCTTTCTCGATACCTGGGGTAAACCGGTAATTAATATTCACCACTCTTTCCTTCCCGCATTCGCTGGCGCCAGGCCCTATCATCAAGCGCACAAGAAAGGCGTAAAACTGATCGGGGCAACCGCTCACTACGCCACGGCCGAACTCGATCAAGGCCCCATAATCCACCAAGCCGTTGCTCAAATCACACATCGAAATAGCGTTCAGGACCTTATCCGTAAAGGGCGCGACTTAGAGAAGATGACCCTCGCCCAAGCCGTTTCCTGGCATCTAGAAAACCGTATACTGGTCTACGAAAACAAAACGGTCGTTTTTGATTAG
- the carB gene encoding carbamoyl-phosphate synthase large subunit has product MPKRVDIESILIIGAGPIIIGQACEFDYSGTQACKALKEEGYKVILVNSNPATIMTDPEFADVTYIEPLTIDALKKIIAKEKPDALLPTLGGQTALNLSLELDAAGVLAEHNVEMIGARPAAIKKGEDRELFKEAMVKIGLDVAKSRTVKSLAEAKDAAKEIGAFPLIIRPSFTLGGAGGGIAYNREEFEDIVTNGLDVSPVSEVLIEECLLGWKEYEMEVMRDRKDQCVVICSIENFDPMGVHTGDSITVAPAMTLSDREYQAMRDASFAVIREIGVETGGSNIQFSLSPETGRMVVIEMNPRVSRSSALASKATGFPIAKFAAKLAVGYSLDEIQNDITKKTPACFEPTIDYVVTKIPRFTFEKFQGADDTLTSSMKSVGEAMAIGLTFKESFQKALRSLETGAWGFGGGKLGGDDIPTEETINGKLVRPNAERVFYLRYALKAGYSLEKIFELTKIDPWFLYQLKQISDLEDELKKEKLDTIGKNRLRTAKEYGFSDRQIGGFCGCDWKLVNEKRKDMGIPTVFRLVDTCAAEFEAETPYYYSSYGAENEVIPSNKKKIMIIGGGPNRIGQGIEFDYCCVHASFALQELGYESVMINSNPETVSTDYDTSDKLYFEPLTLEDVLEVYNQEGCSGAIVQYGGQTPLNLATELKANGVNIIGTSPESIDAAEDRELFKQILDEVGLKQPDNLTALNETQAYELAKKVGFPLLVRPSFVLGGRGMFIVHDIDELRSVIHEAFEASPGKPVLLDKFLEDAIELDVDCISDGKKTLVGGMLEHIEFAGVHSGDAAMALPPHTLDEEMIEIVRQASYRLAKALKVVGLMNIQFAIKDNELYVLEVNPRASRTVPFVSKAIGVPLAKLAAKIMTGKTLDELNFTEEMSPKHWCIKEAVFPFVRFLGSTIRLGPEMRSTGEVMGLDEDFGIAFAKTQAAAKPGLPVEGNVFLSVKDQDKPKAVELAQKLVSLGFKVYSTIGTADYFKENGIEAEKLFRIAEGRPNVLDLIKNGEMQMIINTPSGMMPRKDENRIRSVAYANNICIMTTLTGATAAVAGISALKEKEFDVRSLQSYVNKNVATV; this is encoded by the coding sequence ATGCCAAAACGCGTCGACATCGAATCAATTCTCATCATCGGAGCCGGTCCCATTATTATTGGTCAGGCTTGCGAATTCGACTATTCCGGAACCCAGGCCTGCAAGGCTCTAAAGGAAGAGGGATATAAAGTGATACTGGTCAATAGCAATCCAGCCACTATCATGACCGATCCGGAGTTTGCCGATGTGACTTACATCGAACCGCTTACGATCGATGCGCTCAAAAAGATCATTGCCAAAGAAAAGCCCGACGCCTTGCTACCAACACTCGGGGGTCAAACCGCTCTCAACCTTTCACTTGAACTAGATGCGGCTGGCGTGCTTGCAGAGCACAATGTCGAGATGATCGGGGCTAGACCCGCCGCGATCAAAAAGGGAGAGGATCGCGAGCTCTTCAAGGAAGCGATGGTTAAGATTGGACTGGATGTGGCTAAATCCCGCACGGTCAAGTCTCTCGCCGAAGCCAAAGACGCTGCCAAAGAAATCGGAGCCTTTCCGCTTATTATTCGCCCTAGCTTTACCCTGGGTGGGGCCGGGGGCGGTATCGCCTACAATCGGGAAGAGTTCGAAGATATCGTAACCAACGGACTCGATGTCTCACCGGTTTCGGAAGTCCTGATCGAAGAGTGCCTTCTCGGCTGGAAGGAATACGAGATGGAAGTTATGCGTGACCGAAAGGATCAATGCGTCGTAATCTGCTCCATCGAGAATTTCGACCCGATGGGGGTCCATACCGGTGACTCCATTACGGTGGCGCCGGCAATGACGCTTTCCGATCGAGAATACCAAGCGATGCGCGATGCCTCTTTCGCCGTAATCAGGGAGATCGGGGTCGAAACCGGTGGATCCAATATCCAATTTTCTCTCAGCCCTGAGACGGGCCGAATGGTTGTCATCGAAATGAATCCGCGTGTATCCAGAAGTTCTGCACTGGCCTCCAAGGCGACCGGGTTTCCTATCGCCAAATTTGCTGCCAAACTTGCCGTTGGATACAGTCTCGACGAAATCCAGAACGACATCACAAAGAAAACACCAGCCTGTTTCGAACCGACCATTGACTATGTCGTAACGAAAATTCCGCGTTTCACATTCGAAAAGTTTCAAGGGGCAGACGATACGTTAACCTCCTCCATGAAATCGGTCGGCGAGGCAATGGCGATCGGCCTAACCTTCAAGGAGTCTTTCCAAAAAGCGCTGCGATCCCTAGAGACTGGGGCCTGGGGATTTGGGGGAGGGAAGCTGGGCGGCGACGATATTCCAACCGAAGAAACCATAAACGGTAAACTCGTTCGCCCCAATGCGGAGCGCGTCTTCTACCTACGCTACGCCCTGAAAGCAGGATACTCTCTAGAAAAAATCTTTGAGCTGACGAAAATTGATCCCTGGTTTCTCTACCAGCTCAAGCAGATCAGCGACCTTGAGGATGAGCTGAAAAAGGAAAAGCTGGATACAATAGGTAAAAATCGCTTGCGCACGGCTAAAGAATACGGATTTTCAGATCGGCAAATTGGAGGCTTTTGCGGATGCGACTGGAAATTGGTAAACGAGAAACGCAAAGACATGGGTATCCCAACCGTTTTTCGTCTAGTCGATACGTGCGCCGCTGAATTTGAAGCCGAGACTCCGTACTACTATTCTTCATACGGAGCCGAAAACGAGGTCATTCCTTCAAATAAAAAGAAGATTATGATCATCGGCGGAGGGCCCAACCGAATTGGGCAGGGAATCGAGTTCGACTACTGCTGCGTTCACGCTTCATTCGCACTGCAGGAACTAGGTTACGAATCGGTAATGATCAATTCCAACCCGGAAACCGTATCCACAGATTACGACACGTCTGACAAGCTCTATTTCGAGCCCCTTACACTTGAAGATGTACTTGAGGTCTATAACCAAGAAGGTTGTAGCGGGGCAATCGTTCAATACGGCGGCCAGACTCCTCTCAATCTTGCAACAGAGTTGAAAGCCAACGGAGTCAATATTATCGGCACCTCTCCCGAAAGCATAGATGCCGCTGAAGACCGCGAGCTTTTTAAGCAAATCCTCGATGAAGTCGGCCTTAAGCAGCCCGACAATCTCACGGCCCTAAACGAGACTCAGGCATACGAGTTGGCAAAGAAAGTCGGATTTCCGCTTTTGGTAAGACCTTCATTCGTTCTCGGAGGCCGCGGCATGTTTATCGTCCACGATATAGATGAGCTGAGATCCGTAATACACGAAGCCTTTGAAGCCTCACCCGGAAAGCCCGTACTTCTCGACAAGTTTTTGGAGGATGCAATTGAGCTCGATGTTGACTGTATTTCTGACGGCAAGAAAACCCTTGTCGGAGGAATGCTTGAGCACATCGAGTTTGCCGGTGTCCACAGTGGTGACGCAGCGATGGCTCTGCCACCCCACACACTCGACGAGGAAATGATCGAGATCGTCCGCCAAGCGAGCTACCGACTCGCAAAGGCTCTGAAAGTTGTGGGACTGATGAACATCCAATTCGCCATCAAGGACAACGAGCTCTACGTTCTCGAAGTGAATCCAAGGGCCTCCCGCACCGTTCCATTCGTCTCGAAGGCGATCGGAGTTCCTCTTGCCAAATTGGCGGCTAAGATCATGACGGGTAAAACATTGGATGAACTCAATTTTACGGAGGAAATGAGTCCCAAGCATTGGTGCATCAAAGAAGCAGTGTTCCCTTTTGTCCGCTTTCTTGGTTCAACGATCCGTCTCGGTCCGGAAATGCGATCAACGGGTGAGGTCATGGGGCTGGACGAGGACTTTGGCATCGCCTTTGCGAAGACCCAGGCTGCGGCAAAGCCGGGCCTTCCCGTTGAAGGCAATGTCTTTCTCAGCGTGAAGGATCAGGACAAACCCAAGGCGGTAGAGCTTGCCCAGAAGCTTGTCTCGCTCGGGTTCAAGGTCTATTCCACGATTGGAACAGCTGATTATTTCAAAGAGAACGGCATCGAGGCGGAAAAGCTATTCCGCATAGCCGAAGGGCGCCCCAACGTTCTCGATCTAATTAAGAATGGTGAAATGCAGATGATCATCAACACTCCTTCAGGTATGATGCCTAGAAAAGACGAGAACCGAATCCGATCTGTCGCCTATGCCAACAATATTTGCATCATGACGACCTTGACCGGCGCGACCGCAGCAGTCGCCGGAATCAGCGCATTGAAAGAAAAAGAATTCGACGTTCGATCGCTGCAAAGCTACGTCAACAAAAACGTCGCTACTGTCTAA
- a CDS encoding aspartate aminotransferase family protein has protein sequence MKENTNTEELYFDNVLGNYGLPPVTYVRGRGLQLWDDTGKEYLDFCSGIAVTSIGHCHPKLVTAIQEQAAELLCVSNLYRNQNQAILAAKLNEKAGGKGKVFFCNSGAEANETLIKLARLYGCQNAGLEGKQYKIVCAENAFHGRTFGGMSATPKVKIQQGFAPLVEGFVFAELNNLESFTAAIDSETAAVFIETIQGEGGIFPATIEFLQGLRNLCDERGVLLLIDEVQCGVGRTGHFFAFEKAGIRPDAIGMAKGLGGGVPIGAVWIRDPHAELFQPGTHGTTFGGTPLIAAASLAVLETIEEENLLQNVVTNSEYVLKRLNELKTELPEYILDIRGAGFMIGIQIADSSFDVVAKLREGGLILPPAGADVVRFLPALTATKQDFDKALEIFSAAVRERATANNAAV, from the coding sequence ATGAAAGAAAATACGAACACTGAGGAGCTCTATTTCGATAATGTACTTGGCAATTACGGATTACCGCCCGTAACGTACGTGCGTGGTCGTGGGCTTCAACTATGGGATGACACAGGGAAGGAATATTTGGATTTCTGCTCTGGAATTGCAGTGACGAGTATCGGGCATTGTCACCCAAAGTTGGTTACCGCAATCCAGGAACAAGCGGCGGAACTGTTGTGTGTTAGCAATTTGTATCGCAATCAGAACCAGGCGATTCTGGCCGCAAAGCTGAATGAAAAAGCGGGTGGAAAGGGAAAAGTGTTCTTTTGCAACAGTGGAGCTGAAGCGAATGAAACGCTAATAAAATTAGCACGGCTCTACGGTTGCCAGAATGCCGGATTGGAAGGCAAGCAATACAAAATTGTTTGTGCGGAAAATGCCTTCCATGGCCGTACTTTTGGTGGAATGAGCGCTACGCCAAAAGTGAAAATCCAGCAAGGTTTCGCACCTCTTGTTGAAGGCTTCGTTTTTGCCGAACTTAACAATCTTGAGAGCTTCACCGCGGCGATTGACTCAGAAACGGCAGCTGTATTTATAGAAACAATACAGGGAGAAGGAGGCATTTTCCCTGCAACCATTGAATTCTTACAGGGCTTGCGGAATCTTTGCGATGAGCGTGGAGTGCTGCTTTTAATTGATGAGGTACAATGTGGCGTGGGAAGAACCGGTCACTTCTTTGCCTTTGAGAAAGCGGGTATTAGGCCAGACGCAATTGGAATGGCGAAAGGTCTGGGTGGTGGGGTTCCCATCGGGGCGGTTTGGATCCGTGATCCGCACGCGGAGCTTTTCCAGCCAGGGACGCATGGCACTACTTTTGGAGGTACTCCACTCATCGCCGCTGCGTCCCTCGCAGTTCTGGAAACGATCGAAGAGGAGAATCTCCTTCAAAACGTCGTAACCAATAGTGAATACGTACTTAAGCGTTTGAATGAACTCAAGACGGAACTTCCTGAGTATATTCTGGATATTCGTGGAGCGGGATTCATGATCGGAATCCAGATTGCGGATTCGTCTTTTGATGTGGTTGCCAAATTAAGAGAAGGTGGACTAATCCTTCCTCCGGCGGGGGCTGATGTCGTTCGCTTTCTTCCTGCATTGACGGCGACGAAACAGGATTTCGATAAGGCTCTGGAAATATTTAGCGCAGCGGTAAGGGAAAGAGCAACGGCAAATAACGCGGCAGTATAG
- the argB gene encoding acetylglutamate kinase has protein sequence MANIRQKKMDDIISKAAVLVEALPYVQEFRNSVFVIKYGGSFMDDPNPEIRASVAGDIAFLSAVGIHVVVVHGGGKAISRALEEKGLEAKFVNGLRYTDENTIKVVDEVLSHQVNSDVCEMLQIRNDRPLGIPGPTVLEGEKYTEDSQGNSVDLGFVGNVLAVKSKIIKKAIRDGYTPVISPVAKGADANLYNVNADVAAACVASALRARRLVYLSDVPGLLSDPSDLNSLIPTLRVNQINKLKADGTISQGMLPKIDSSIKALDSGVHRVHFIDGRLPHSLLLEIFTDKGIGTEIVH, from the coding sequence ATGGCGAATATTAGACAGAAAAAGATGGATGATATTATCTCCAAGGCTGCGGTATTGGTCGAAGCCCTACCTTACGTCCAGGAGTTTCGTAATTCTGTATTTGTGATAAAATACGGCGGGAGTTTTATGGATGATCCAAATCCTGAGATTCGAGCAAGTGTTGCGGGAGATATTGCCTTTCTCTCAGCTGTCGGGATTCATGTAGTAGTCGTTCATGGGGGCGGCAAAGCGATCAGCCGGGCTCTCGAGGAAAAGGGTCTCGAAGCTAAGTTCGTTAATGGCCTTCGGTATACGGATGAAAACACGATTAAAGTGGTAGACGAAGTCCTCAGCCACCAAGTGAACAGCGATGTATGCGAAATGTTGCAAATTCGGAACGATCGCCCACTCGGAATTCCGGGCCCTACGGTACTAGAAGGGGAAAAGTATACCGAAGATAGTCAGGGCAATTCGGTCGATTTGGGTTTTGTCGGCAACGTGCTGGCAGTAAAGTCCAAGATCATCAAAAAGGCGATCAGAGACGGGTACACGCCAGTGATTTCACCAGTAGCCAAAGGAGCAGACGCTAATTTGTACAATGTGAATGCAGATGTGGCTGCAGCCTGTGTCGCCAGCGCTTTGAGAGCGAGGCGCCTGGTTTATCTGAGCGATGTTCCAGGTTTGCTGAGCGATCCAAGTGATCTCAATTCTCTTATCCCAACACTGAGGGTAAATCAAATTAACAAACTGAAAGCTGATGGCACGATCAGCCAAGGAATGCTGCCTAAGATCGATAGTTCGATAAAGGCGTTGGATTCGGGCGTACATCGGGTTCACTTTATCGATGGACGTCTTCCTCATAGCCTTTTGCTGGAAATCTTTACGGATAAGGGGATCGGAACGGAAATCGTTCACTAA
- a CDS encoding PaaX family transcriptional regulator C-terminal domain-containing protein: MKLGPKTRDILELILLVGTDALTSLPLRNYHSLAGWESEHALRRQLRAMQNRGLITLNGEKPADWVPQITKVGRHLARNEIDPQVAWSSPWDGKWHIVSFDLPQDQPSRRYQLNSWLKRQRFGRLQGSLWISHRFSQNWSEAVSQIDANPHDIIFLASTSIGKLSAEQIVANAWDFKKINALYGEYLQFLTFNPPAHSGARQMTESPINWFRSEHSLWRKAYSLDPFLSKELLPSGYLGYKAFLARQEMFKTNVLQDVQ, encoded by the coding sequence TTGAAACTTGGCCCAAAAACAAGAGACATACTCGAATTAATTTTGCTCGTTGGGACCGACGCACTGACTAGCCTTCCTCTGAGGAACTATCATTCTCTCGCCGGATGGGAATCGGAACACGCTTTGCGAAGGCAACTCCGAGCGATGCAAAATCGAGGATTGATCACGCTAAACGGCGAAAAACCCGCCGATTGGGTGCCACAAATAACTAAGGTTGGGCGACACCTGGCCAGAAACGAAATCGATCCGCAAGTCGCTTGGTCAAGCCCTTGGGACGGCAAATGGCACATCGTTTCTTTCGACCTTCCTCAAGATCAACCCTCTCGACGGTATCAATTGAATTCATGGCTGAAACGACAGCGTTTCGGACGGCTACAAGGGAGTTTATGGATTTCGCACAGGTTTTCCCAGAATTGGTCCGAAGCCGTCTCCCAAATTGATGCAAATCCGCACGACATAATCTTCCTGGCCAGTACTTCCATTGGGAAATTGAGTGCTGAACAGATTGTAGCCAATGCTTGGGATTTTAAAAAAATCAATGCTCTTTACGGCGAGTATCTCCAATTTTTAACATTTAATCCACCCGCCCATTCGGGTGCACGTCAGATGACAGAATCCCCAATAAACTGGTTTCGTTCTGAGCATTCACTCTGGAGGAAGGCGTATTCGCTGGATCCCTTTCTTTCGAAAGAACTTCTGCCCTCCGGCTACCTTGGTTATAAGGCGTTCCTCGCAAGACAAGAAATGTTTAAGACCAACGTACTACAAGATGTACAGTAA
- a CDS encoding tetratricopeptide repeat protein: protein MAQPTDKNPTPKSDERNIVDSAIFSSGDLQDQITLIWEKNKKLIIYSIAGVFAVFGVYHLSGFMIEQGRLAVQEDYTSADDSASKLAFAQKESGHPLSGFAYKELAAEAYEEGDYAKASEYFENASDSAKGVIKEAAQMGHAMALIQTGHSDQAESILKELVSNENAGNLAEARYRLAALAVENEDFEYARTLIADLQTNFSQETFYWIQKAMTLQTKLPAEEPSPNPES, encoded by the coding sequence ATGGCCCAACCAACCGACAAAAACCCAACTCCAAAAAGCGACGAGCGCAATATCGTCGATTCCGCAATTTTCAGTAGTGGCGATCTTCAAGATCAAATCACCCTGATTTGGGAGAAGAATAAGAAGTTAATCATCTATTCCATAGCTGGGGTCTTCGCCGTTTTCGGGGTATACCACCTGAGTGGTTTTATGATTGAGCAAGGTCGACTCGCCGTACAGGAGGACTATACATCGGCAGACGATAGTGCCTCGAAACTCGCCTTTGCCCAGAAAGAGTCCGGACATCCACTCAGCGGCTTTGCCTATAAGGAACTCGCCGCCGAAGCCTACGAGGAAGGCGACTATGCGAAGGCATCCGAGTATTTTGAAAACGCTTCAGATTCAGCCAAAGGAGTGATCAAAGAAGCTGCCCAGATGGGCCACGCCATGGCTTTAATTCAAACCGGTCATTCCGATCAGGCAGAGTCTATTTTAAAAGAGCTAGTTTCCAATGAAAACGCCGGAAATCTTGCTGAAGCGCGCTACCGGCTAGCTGCCCTCGCCGTTGAAAATGAAGATTTTGAGTACGCTCGGACGCTGATAGCCGACCTTCAGACCAACTTTTCCCAAGAAACGTTTTACTGGATTCAGAAGGCAATGACTTTGCAAACCAAGCTACCGGCGGAAGAACCCTCCCCTAATCCCGAAAGTTAA
- a CDS encoding argininosuccinate synthase, with product MKIALAYSGGLDTSVLVRWLKDHYNAEVVTFAADVGQEEELEGLEEKSRATGASEHYTLDLVEEFASDFIYPIIRANAIYEGQYFLGTSIARPLIGKAHIDLARKVGADALAHGATGKGNDQVRFELAYAALAPDLQTISPWRMEVFRKAFPGRSEMISYCAENGINVEASASKPYSMDRNLLHISYEAGILEDPWFDPTTKENKAMYKLSVDPEDAPNEAEYVELDFEKGDCVAVNGQSLSSAKVLKTLNSLAGKHGIGRVDIVENRFVGMKSRGVYETPGGTILMMGHKQIESITMDRDLEHLRDSLIPKYAELIYNGFWYAPEREALQAFIDNSQKSVTGTVRLKLYKGNVTTVGRKSPYSLYNEDIASMEGVQSDYNPDDATGFIRLQGLRLKARFGSQKEFIEQ from the coding sequence ATGAAGATAGCACTCGCATACTCAGGCGGACTAGACACTTCGGTGCTCGTTCGGTGGTTAAAAGATCATTACAACGCGGAGGTTGTCACTTTTGCTGCTGACGTTGGGCAGGAAGAGGAGCTAGAGGGTCTTGAGGAGAAATCCAGGGCTACAGGTGCCTCCGAGCACTATACACTCGATCTCGTTGAAGAGTTTGCGTCAGATTTTATCTACCCAATAATACGGGCCAACGCAATCTATGAGGGACAGTATTTTTTGGGCACCTCCATTGCGCGGCCCTTAATCGGTAAAGCTCATATTGACCTCGCCCGCAAAGTCGGAGCGGACGCACTTGCCCATGGCGCCACTGGTAAAGGCAACGATCAAGTGCGGTTCGAACTGGCCTATGCTGCGTTGGCCCCCGATTTACAGACGATTTCGCCTTGGCGAATGGAAGTTTTCCGCAAAGCATTTCCAGGCCGAAGCGAGATGATTTCCTATTGCGCAGAAAACGGCATTAACGTGGAAGCTTCTGCCTCAAAACCCTACTCGATGGATCGTAACCTTCTCCACATCTCCTACGAGGCGGGTATTTTGGAGGATCCCTGGTTCGACCCAACCACGAAGGAAAATAAGGCAATGTACAAATTGTCTGTCGATCCTGAAGATGCTCCGAACGAAGCCGAGTACGTTGAACTTGATTTCGAAAAGGGTGATTGCGTGGCGGTCAATGGACAATCGCTCAGCTCTGCGAAAGTACTAAAAACTTTAAACTCTCTAGCAGGAAAGCACGGTATCGGAAGAGTGGATATAGTGGAGAACCGATTTGTTGGTATGAAAAGTCGAGGCGTTTATGAAACGCCTGGTGGAACGATTCTGATGATGGGCCACAAACAGATCGAGTCTATCACTATGGACCGAGATTTAGAGCACCTGCGTGATAGTTTAATACCCAAGTATGCAGAACTTATATACAATGGGTTCTGGTATGCGCCCGAGCGTGAAGCGCTCCAGGCCTTTATCGACAACAGCCAAAAAAGCGTAACCGGTACCGTACGGCTAAAACTATACAAGGGCAATGTAACTACCGTCGGACGTAAGTCTCCTTATTCACTTTACAATGAGGACATTGCTTCGATGGAAGGGGTGCAAAGCGACTACAATCCGGACGATGCGACAGGATTTATCCGCTTACAGGGACTCCGCCTAAAAGCCCGGTTCGGCTCCCAGAAAGAATTCATCGAACAATAG